A window of the Streptomyces luomodiensis genome harbors these coding sequences:
- a CDS encoding M50 family metallopeptidase: MTTLMTVLGIVVFAVGLLISIAWHELGHLSTAKLFGIRVPQYMVGFGPTIFSRKKGETEYGVKAVPFGGYIRMIGMFPPGDDGKITARSTSPWRGMIEDARSAAFEELQPGDDKRLFYTRKPWKRVIVMFAGPFMNLVLAVAIFLGVMMSFGVNTQTTSVGTVSQCVVAASADTDTCPKKAKDSPAKAAGLQPRDKIIAFNGHRTPDWGTLQQDIRKTTGPATITIERDGVRKTLHANLIKNQVAKSDGHGGYVEGEYVTAGFLGFTPASGVVKQSFAQSVDRMGNMVEDGIDSMIALPSKIPDLWNAAFGDAPRKADSPMGVVGAARVGGEVANLDIPPSQRIATMLFLVAGFNLSLFLFNMLPLLPLDGGHIAGALWESIRRHTARLVRRPDPGPFDVAKMMPVAYVIAGVFICFTLLVLVADVVNPVKIS, encoded by the coding sequence ATGACGACACTGATGACGGTCCTCGGCATAGTGGTGTTCGCCGTCGGCCTGCTGATCTCGATCGCCTGGCATGAGCTCGGCCATCTCTCCACGGCCAAGCTCTTCGGCATCCGGGTGCCGCAGTACATGGTTGGTTTCGGGCCGACGATCTTCTCCCGGAAGAAGGGCGAGACCGAGTACGGCGTCAAGGCGGTCCCGTTCGGCGGCTACATCCGCATGATCGGGATGTTCCCGCCGGGCGATGATGGCAAGATCACCGCACGCTCCACCTCACCCTGGCGGGGCATGATCGAGGACGCCCGGTCGGCCGCCTTCGAGGAGCTCCAGCCCGGCGACGACAAGCGCCTGTTCTACACGCGCAAGCCGTGGAAGCGCGTGATCGTCATGTTCGCCGGGCCGTTCATGAACCTGGTCCTCGCGGTGGCGATCTTCCTCGGGGTGATGATGAGCTTCGGCGTCAACACCCAGACCACCAGCGTGGGCACCGTCTCCCAGTGCGTGGTCGCGGCCTCGGCCGACACCGACACCTGCCCCAAGAAGGCCAAGGACTCCCCGGCCAAGGCCGCCGGTCTGCAGCCCCGGGACAAGATCATCGCCTTCAACGGCCACCGCACCCCGGACTGGGGCACGCTCCAGCAGGACATCCGCAAGACCACCGGCCCCGCCACGATCACCATCGAGCGGGACGGCGTCCGCAAGACCCTGCACGCCAACCTCATAAAGAACCAGGTCGCCAAGTCCGACGGGCACGGCGGCTATGTCGAGGGCGAGTACGTCACGGCCGGCTTCCTCGGCTTCACCCCGGCCAGCGGGGTGGTCAAGCAGTCCTTCGCACAGTCCGTGGACCGCATGGGCAACATGGTCGAGGACGGCATCGACTCCATGATCGCCTTGCCCTCCAAGATCCCGGACCTGTGGAACGCGGCCTTCGGGGACGCCCCGCGCAAGGCGGACTCGCCGATGGGCGTCGTGGGCGCGGCCCGGGTCGGCGGTGAGGTCGCCAACCTCGACATCCCGCCCTCCCAGCGGATCGCGACCATGCTTTTCCTGGTCGCCGGGTTCAACCTCTCGCTGTTCCTGTTCAACATGCTGCCGCTGCTGCCGCTGGACGGCGGTCACATCGCGGGGGCGCTGTGGGAGTCCATCCGGCGCCACACCGCCCGGCTGGTCCGGCGGCCCGACCCGGGCCCGTTCGACGTGGCGAAGATGATGCCGGTCGCCTATGTGATCGCCGGAGTCTTCATCTGCTTCACGCTGCTGGTCCTGGTGGCCGACGTCGTGAACCCCGTGAAAATCTCCTGA